Proteins co-encoded in one Campylobacter ornithocola genomic window:
- a CDS encoding zeta toxin family protein, whose translation MGGQGHSGKTLLAQKLLEKFSYPYLSLDHLKMGLIKGMKDFPFKVDEDEKIAEFLFPIVDGIIQTCIENRQNLIIEGIYLTPKKLQKFQNHSNIKILYIIFSKEYILQNYELIYQKENAIEKRLFSEKEEIDILILNHQKLKTQCKNLNLPFIEIQKDYEVELKNAIEFFA comes from the coding sequence ATTGGAGGGCAAGGTCATAGTGGAAAGACCTTGCTTGCTCAAAAACTTCTTGAAAAATTTTCTTATCCTTATTTGAGTTTAGATCATCTAAAAATGGGTTTGATTAAGGGTATGAAAGATTTTCCTTTTAAAGTAGATGAGGATGAAAAAATAGCTGAGTTTTTATTTCCTATTGTAGATGGTATAATTCAAACTTGTATAGAAAATAGACAAAATTTAATCATTGAAGGAATTTATCTTACTCCAAAAAAGCTACAAAAATTTCAAAATCATTCTAATATTAAAATACTTTATATCATTTTTTCAAAAGAATATATTTTGCAAAATTATGAATTAATTTATCAAAAAGAAAATGCTATAGAAAAGCGTTTATTTAGTGAAAAAGAAGAAATAGACATTCTTATTTTAAATCATCAAAAACTTAAAACTCAATGTAAAAATTTAAATCTTCCTTTCATAGAAATTCAAAAAGACTACGAAGTTGAATTAAAAAATGCAATAGAATTCTTTGCTTAA
- the ureB gene encoding urease subunit beta, with product MHFTQQQLQRLMLHYAGKIAKDRKEQKIKLNYNEALAYICYELMELARKNLSVSELMSIGKTLLTSEDVIDGVASMLDEIQIELPFEDGTKLVTIHEPIANDDKIKAGEMFLSSEFIVLNENKTSIEIKVSNKGDRPIQVGSHFHFFEVNRFLSFDREKAYGKRLNIASGTSVRFEPGEEKTVSLIEFGGLKKVLGFNNLCDDFINDKNKTKALSKAKEKGFL from the coding sequence ATGCATTTTACTCAGCAGCAATTGCAACGATTAATGCTTCATTATGCAGGGAAAATCGCTAAAGATAGAAAAGAGCAAAAAATAAAATTAAATTATAATGAAGCTTTAGCTTATATATGTTATGAATTAATGGAACTTGCAAGAAAAAATTTAAGTGTAAGTGAATTGATGAGTATAGGGAAAACTTTACTTACAAGTGAAGATGTGATTGATGGTGTTGCAAGTATGCTTGATGAAATTCAAATAGAACTTCCTTTTGAAGATGGTACAAAATTAGTTACCATACACGAGCCTATAGCAAATGATGATAAAATAAAAGCTGGAGAGATGTTTTTATCATCAGAATTTATTGTGCTTAATGAAAATAAAACTTCTATAGAAATCAAAGTAAGCAATAAAGGTGATCGTCCTATACAAGTTGGCTCGCATTTTCATTTTTTTGAAGTTAATCGCTTTTTATCTTTTGATAGAGAGAAAGCTTATGGAAAAAGGTTAAATATCGCTTCAGGAACAAGTGTGAGATTTGAACCAGGTGAAGAAAAAACAGTAAGTTTAATAGAATTTGGTGGTTTAAAAAAGGTTTTAGGTTTTAATAATCTTTGTGATGATTTTATCAATGATAAAAATAAAACTAAAGCTTTATCAAAAGCAAAAGAGAAAGGATTTCTTTGA